Part of the Streptomyces europaeiscabiei genome is shown below.
CGGGTTGTACGGCATCGGGCCCCAGAGTGCCCGAAACCCCCCTCAGACACCACATCCGGACCGCTCACCCGTCCGTCCCCAGCACCAACCCCGAGGTCGGTACCCCGGTCCCCGCGGTGACGAGCGCCCGCTCGGCGCCGGGAACCTGGTTCACGGAGGTGCCCCGCAGCTGCCGTACCGCCTCCGCGATGCCGTTCATCCCGTGCAGATACGCCTCGCCGAGCTGCCCGCCATGGGTGTTGAGCGGCAGCCGCTCCTCGGCGACGAAGTCCGCCGCCTCTCCCGGCCCGCAGAACCCGAACTCCTCCAGCTGCATCAGCACGAACGGCGTGAAGTGGTCGTACAGGATGCCCACGTCGATGTCGTCCGGCCGCAGCCCCGAGGTCCGCCGCAGCTGCCGGGCGACGACGCCCATCTCCGGCAGCCCGGTGAGATCGCTGTCGTAGAAGCCGGTCATCTGCTGCTGCGCCCGGCCCGCGCCCTGGGCGGCCGCCACGACCACGGCGGGCGGCTTCGGGAGATCCCGCGCGCGCTCCAGGGAGGTCACGACGAGCGCCTGGCCACCGTCCGTCTCCTGGCAGCAGTCCAGCAGCCGCAGCGGCTCGACGATCCAGCGCGACGCCGCGTGCTCGTCGAGGGTGATGGGGCGGTTGTGGAAGTACGCAGCCGGGTTCGTCGCCGCGTGTTTCCGGTCGACCACGGCCACGTGCCCGAACGCCTCGGGGGTCAGCCCATAGGCGTACAGGTAGCGCTGCGCCGCCATCGCCACCCAGGACGCGGGCGTGAGCAGCCCGAACGGCAGCGTCCAGCCCAGCGCCACGCCCTCCGCCGACGGCTCCCGGTGGCGTACGCCCGACCCGAACCGCCGCCCCGAGCGCTCGTTGAACGCCCGATAGCAGACCACGACCTCCGCCACACCGGTCGCGACCGCGAGCGCCGCCTGCTGCACCGTCGCGCACGCGGCGCCGCCGCCGTAGTGGACGCGCGAGAAGAAGGACAGCTCGCCGATGCCGGCCGCCTGCGCGACCGTGATCTCCGGGCTCGTGTCCATCGTGAACGTGACCATTCCGTCCACGTCCGCCGGGGCCAGCCCCGCGTCGTCGAGCGCCGCCCGCACCGCCTCCACGGCCAGCCGCAGCTCGCTGCGTCCCGAGTCCTTGGAGAAGTCGGTCGCGCCGATCCCGACGATCGCGGCACGGCCGCCGAGCCGGTCCTTGGTTCGTACGCTCATTCGACGTCCCCTGTCGTGCGGGCGGGGACGCTCCCGACCGCGTCCTCGACCGACGACGATGCGGCGCCCTGTGCTTGTGCGTGTGCTTCTGCGTCCACGTCCACGTCCACGTCCACGTCCGGCAGCGTGACCGTGACCGTTCCGGTGACGTGTCTGCCGATGCCGTTCTCGCCGATGATCCTGACCGTGACCGTGCGGCCGTCGGCCGTCTCGACCGTGCCGGTCAACACCATCGTGTCGCCCGGGTAGTTGGGCGCGCCGAGCCTGATGGCCACCTTGCGAAGGACGGCAGCCGACCCGAAGTGGTCGGTGACATACCGCCCCACCAGCCCGTTCGTCGTCAGGATGTTCATGAAGACATCCGGTGACCCGCGCCACCGCGCCAGCTCCGGATCGTGGTGCACGTCCTGGTAGTCGCGCGAGGCGATCGCCCCCGCGACGACGAGCGTGCGGGTGATCTCGATCTCCAGCGGCGCCAGCACGTCACCGGCCCGGGTCCTCATACGTGCGTCGCCTCCTCCTCCACTCGGAACACCGGCAACTCCAACCCCTCGTCGTAGCGCGCGAATTCGAGCCGTACGGACATTCCGATCCGTACCTTGTCGTACGGCACCCCGATGATGTTGCTGACGATCCGCACCCCTTCCGCCAGCTCGACCAGCCCGACGGCGTACGGCGGCTCGAAGGCGGGGAAGGGCGGGTGGTGCATGACGACGTAGGAGTAGACCGTGCCGTCGCCGCTCGCCTCGACCGTGTCCCACTCCGGCGAGCCGCAGGCGTTGCAGCCCGGCAGCCAGGGGAGGCGGAGTGTGGCGCAGTCGGAACAGCGCTGGATGAGAAGGCGGTGGAGCGCGACGCCTTCCCAGAACCCGGCGTTGTCACGGTTGACGACGGGGCGGGGGCGCTGCGGCTGTTGCTCCCGGGGCCGTTGTTCGCGAGGTTGCCCTTCCCGAGGTTGCCCTTCCCGAGGTTGCCGTTCCCGAGGTCGGGGCGCGCGCTCGCCGTGATCGTCGGCCGGGGCGCGCTTCCCTGGGACGTCGACCGGGGCGTACTTGAGGATCCGGAAGCGATGGGTGCCGACGAGTCCGTCGTCTCCCTCACCGACCCGCACGTCCATACGGGTCGTGACGAAGTGCCCCGTACCGAGCCTGGTGGTCTTCCGCTCCGACACCGACTCGATGACCGAGTCGAACGTGATCTGGTCCCCCGGCCGCAGCGCCCGCAGATACTCCTGCTCGCAGTCGGTGGCGACGACGGAGGTGTAGCCGGCGCCATCGAGCAACGCGAGGAGTTCGTCGTACGCCGCCGAGCGGGTCTCATGCCCGCTCAGCCCGCCCATCGTCCACACCTGGAGCATGGTGGGCGGGGCGATCCCGTCCGGTCCGGTGTACGCGGGGTTGGTGTCCCCCATTGCCTCGCACCAGTGCCGGATCATCGGCGAGTTGACGGGATCCTTGCCACGGCCGCCGATGACGGCCGCCCTCCCCTCGTAGGCCTTGAGCCGTGCGGACAGGTCCTCGGTCACCGCCACCGTTCCCCCTCCGAAGATTTCTGACTACCCGTCAGATTGAAGGAACTGATGCCGGAACTGTCAAGGTTGCCGAGGCACCCC
Proteins encoded:
- a CDS encoding lipid-transfer protein, whose amino-acid sequence is MSVRTKDRLGGRAAIVGIGATDFSKDSGRSELRLAVEAVRAALDDAGLAPADVDGMVTFTMDTSPEITVAQAAGIGELSFFSRVHYGGGAACATVQQAALAVATGVAEVVVCYRAFNERSGRRFGSGVRHREPSAEGVALGWTLPFGLLTPASWVAMAAQRYLYAYGLTPEAFGHVAVVDRKHAATNPAAYFHNRPITLDEHAASRWIVEPLRLLDCCQETDGGQALVVTSLERARDLPKPPAVVVAAAQGAGRAQQQMTGFYDSDLTGLPEMGVVARQLRRTSGLRPDDIDVGILYDHFTPFVLMQLEEFGFCGPGEAADFVAEERLPLNTHGGQLGEAYLHGMNGIAEAVRQLRGTSVNQVPGAERALVTAGTGVPTSGLVLGTDG
- a CDS encoding bifunctional MaoC family dehydratase N-terminal/OB-fold nucleic acid binding domain-containing protein, coding for MAVTEDLSARLKAYEGRAAVIGGRGKDPVNSPMIRHWCEAMGDTNPAYTGPDGIAPPTMLQVWTMGGLSGHETRSAAYDELLALLDGAGYTSVVATDCEQEYLRALRPGDQITFDSVIESVSERKTTRLGTGHFVTTRMDVRVGEGDDGLVGTHRFRILKYAPVDVPGKRAPADDHGERAPRPRERQPREGQPREGQPREQRPREQQPQRPRPVVNRDNAGFWEGVALHRLLIQRCSDCATLRLPWLPGCNACGSPEWDTVEASGDGTVYSYVVMHHPPFPAFEPPYAVGLVELAEGVRIVSNIIGVPYDKVRIGMSVRLEFARYDEGLELPVFRVEEEATHV